A genomic region of Arachis stenosperma cultivar V10309 chromosome 9, arast.V10309.gnm1.PFL2, whole genome shotgun sequence contains the following coding sequences:
- the LOC130948215 gene encoding uncharacterized protein LOC130948215 isoform X2 yields the protein MPPEPLPWDRKDFFKERKHERSESLGSVARWRDSSHHRDFHRWGSAEFRRPPGHGKQGGWHVFSEDSGHGYGISRSSSEKMLDEDCRPSVSRGDGKYGRGSRENRGPFGQRDWRGQSWETTNGSMNLPRRPPDVNNDHRSVDDNLTYSAHPHSDFVNTWDPHHLKDQHDKIGGANGFGTGARSDRENSLASIDWKPLKWTRSGSLSSRGSGFSHSSSSRSAGGADSHEAKAELHPKNATVNESHSGEAAVCVTSSAPCEDTTSRKKPRLNWGEGLAKYEKKKVEVPDGSANKDGPVLSNGSIEPCAFPGSSLVDKSPKVTGFSDCACASPATPSSVACSSSPGVDDKLFGKPANVDNDVSNLTCSPVPGSQDHFQRFSFNLEKLDIESLNSLNSSIIELIQSDDTSYVNSGPMRSTAMNKLLIWKADISKVLETTESEIDSLENELKSLRSASGDRGSYPAVLGSQMVGNNENPFEVPVGVSDEVTRPEPLKILSSDDPDAEKLPLLTNLNSIHENGKEEDIDSPGSATSKLSEPPPLVKAVSSSDTRRYDTFLEDANAGQSNGMKCLIPCTTRKYPSNSACSDVNASSEVPDSIITASGASLRSSTEDSLYKKIISSNKELAKSACGVFAKLLPDGYTKIDKVGASSDLCSQTSIMEKFAEKKQFARFKERVITLKFKALHHLWKEDMRLLSIKKCRPKYHKKHELSVRSTFNGNQKNRFSIRSRFPLPAGNHLSLVPTAEVINFTRKLLSEPQVKIHRDALKMPALVLDEKIPKFISSNGLVEDPLAIEKEKALINPWTSEEREIFLEKFAVFGKDFRKIASFLDHKTTADCVEFYYKNHKSDCFEKLKKQQKLGKSFLAKTDLVASGKKWNHEANTASLDILSAASVMADGFACNKKMRPGNFLMGGYVNVKASRVDDSIRERSSSFDILGDERETFADVMASSEAMSFCGTSSVEPVEGSRDSRLMPDTAENVDDETCSDESCGEMDPTDWTDDEKAAFIQAVSSFGRDFVKLARCIGTRSPEQCKVFFSKARKCLGLDLMHPMPENVGSPANDGANGGGSDTDDACVVETGSVVGTDKSGTKTDEDLPSSVINTYHDESDPVEARNLAAELNEPKEEDDTVVDHEDANLVSDGVVLYNSDKSGSVNGQAPIVMTDSTTVGKDRAIKFGGADLVSISALDTTEPCERSLAGQDNVVTEVSSGVLGSGLESQSVPSTQCLDDRGDKLVAVTAVGIELKSSVQDSCTTTVNASVSSVGNSCSGLSFDTESKHMSLGKPVSALYVEDLNATANSLSQNASVSAVVQCEKTATQDQLSCTTETPGGRNLQCHNPISNGDHQLPVPGNRVDRADSILHGYPLQMAIKKEVNGDIKCSSSANELPLLSRKDEQDDHFKARLSYSSDSEKTSRNGDVKLFGKILTNPSSTQKPNLTKSCEENGIHHPKSSSKLSSLKYADGNFKMLKFERDDCSEYLGLENVPLRSYGYWDGNRIQTGLTSLPDSAILLAKYPAAFSNYPSSSAKLEQQSFHAFGKNNERHLSGAPAFTARDMNGSNAVIDYQMLRSRDGSVVDVKHCQDVFSEMPRRNGFEAISSLHQQQQGRAVVGMSSGGVGGTGIVVGSCSDVTDPVAAIKMHYSNSDKYGGQAGNNISSREDESWAGGKGDLGR from the exons ATGCCTCCTGAACCGTTGCCTTGGGATCGGAAGGACTTCTTCAAGGAGAGGAAACACGAGAGGTCTGAGTCTCTGGGCTCCGTTGCCAGATGGAGAGATTCCTCTCACCACCGCGACTTCCACCGTTGGGGATCCGCCGAGTTCCGCAGACCTCCGG GTCATGGTAAGCAGGGCGGTTGGCACGTGTTTTCTGAAGATTCTGGTCATGGGTATGGGATTTCACGGTCAAGCAGTGAAAAGATGCTGGACGAAGATTGCCGGCCATCGGTGTCTCGTGGGGATGGAAAATATGGCCGGGGCAGTAGAGAAAATAGAGGGCCGTTTGGGCAGAGAGATTGGAGAGGACAGTCGTGGGAAACAACCAATGGTTCTATGAATTTACCAAGAAGGCCCCCGGATGTGAATAATGATCATAGGTCAGTTGACGACAACCTAACATATTCTGCTCATCCACATTCTGATTTTGTAAACACTTGGGATCCACACCACTTGAAAGACCAGCATGATAAGATTGGTGGTGCCAATGGGTTCGGAACAGGCGCAAGAAGTGATAGAGAAAATTCTCTGGCTTCAATTGACTGGAAGCCACTTAAATGGACCCGATCTGGAAGCTTGTCGTCGAGAGGCTCTGGTTTTAGCCACTCGAGTAGCTCAAGGAGCGCGGGAGGGGCAGATTCCCATGAAGCAAAGGCCGAGTTACATCCCAAAAACGCAACTGTTAATGAGTCACATTCAGGGGAGGCTGCTGTGTGTGTTACATCTTCTGCACCATGTGAAGATACAACTTCCAGAAAGAAGCCGAGGCTAAACTGGGGAGAGGGACTTGCAAAGTATGAGAAGAAAAAGGTTGAAGTGCCAGATGGAAGTGCTAACAAAGATGGACCTGTCTTGTCTAATGGTAGTATTGAACCTTGTGCTTTCCCCGGTTCCAGCTTAGTAGATAAAAGCCCAAAAGTTACAGGATTCTCAGACTGTGCATGTGCATCTCCTGCAACTCCATCTTCGGTTGCCTGCAGTTCCTCCCCAG GTGTGGATGATAAGTTATTTGGAAAACCTGCAAATGTAGACAATGATGTTAGTAATTTGACTTGTTCTCCTGTTCCTGGATCCCAAGACCATTTTCAGaggttttcttttaatttagaGAAATTGGATATTGAATCCTTGAATAGTCTGAATTCTTCAATTATTGAGTTGATACAATCTGATGATACAAGTTATGTGAATTCTGGTCCAATGAGGTCCACTGCAATGAATAAGTTACTGATATGGAAAGCCGACATTTCAAAGGTATTGGAGACAACCGAATCTGAAATTGATTCACTTGAAAATGAACTGAAATCTCTAAGATCTGCATCTGGGGATAGAGGTTCATATCCAGCTGTTTTGGGCTCACAGATGGTTGGCAACAATGAAAATCCTTTTGAAGTACCTGTTGGTGTCTCTGATGAAGTTACTCGGCCAGAACCTTTGAAAATTCTTTCTTCTGACGACCCTGATGCTGAGAAATTGCCCCTTTTAACCAACTTAAATAGTATTCATGAGAATGGAAAGGAAGAGGACATTGATAGTCCTGGTTCAGCAACATCTAAATTAAGTGAGCCTCCGCCTTTGGTTAAAGCAGTTTCGTCAAGTGATACAAGGAGATATGATACCTTCTTGGAGGATGCCAATGCTGGTCAGTCTAATGGCATGAAATGCTTAATTCCCTGTACTACAAGGAAGTATCCTAGTAACTCTGCTTGCAGTGATGTCAATGCGTCTTCGGAAGTGCCAGATAGCATTATTACTGCCTCGGGTGCAAGCTTACGTTCTAGCACTGAGGATAGTTTATATAAGAAAATTATTTCTTCCAACAAAGAATTGGCAAAAAGTGCATGTGGAGTATTTGCTAAGTTATTGCCCGACGGATATACTAAAATTGATAAGGTAGGGGCCAGCAGTGACTTGTGCTCTCAGACATCCATTATGGAGAAGTTTGCTGAGAAAAAGCAGTTTGCAAGATTTAAAGAGAGAGTTATCACACTTAAGTTCAAAGCCCTGCATCACCTGTGGAAGGAAGATATGCGCCTACTGTCTATAAAGAAATGCCGGCCAAAATATCACAAGAAACATGAACTAAGTGTGCGGTCTACCTTTAATGGTAATCAGAAGAACCGGTTCTCCATTCGATCTCGTTTTCCCTTACCTG CAGGAAATCATCTGAGCCTGGTTCCAACAGCTGAGGTAATTAATTTTACAAGAAAACTGCTCTCAGAACCTCAAGTTAAAATTCACAGGGATGCCCTGAAGATGCCAGCATTAGTCTTGGATGAGAAGATCCCAAAGTTCATATCTAGTAATGGGCTTGTCGAAGATCCATTGGCTATTGAGAAGGAAAAGGCTTTGATTAATCCTTGGACATCAGAAGAGAGAGAAATTTTCCTGGAAAAATTTGCTGTCTTTGGAAAAGATTTTCGGAAGATTGCTTCTTTCCTTGATCACAAGACAACTGCTGACTGTGTTGAGTTCTATTACAAAAATCATAAATCGgattgttttgaaaaacttaaGAAGCAGCAGAAGTTAGGGAAGTCATTTTTAGCCAAAACTGACTTGGTAGCATCGGGTAAAAAATGGAACCATGAAGCGAATACTGCTTCACTTGACATTTTGAGTGCTGCTTCAGTGATGGCTGATGGTTTTGCATGTAACAAGAAAATGCGTCCTGGGAACTTCCTTATGGGTGGATATGTTAATGTGAAAGCCTCAAGGGTTGATGATAGCATCAGAGAAAGATCAAGCAGCTTTGACATTCTTGGGGATGAGAGGGAGACTTTTGCTGATGTAATGGCTTCATCCGAGGCCATGAGTTTCTGTGGGACAAGTTCAGTTGAACCTGTAGAAGGTAGCCGAGATAGTAGGTTGATGCCTGATACTGCTGAGAATGTTGATGACGAGACTTGTTCAGATGAGAGCTGTGGTGAAATGGATCCTACTGATTGGACAGATGATGAAAAGGCAGCTTTTATACAAGCTGTATCATCTTTTGGTAGGGATTTTGTGAAGTTAGCGCGATGTATTGGAACAAGGTCCCCAGAACAATGCAAAGTTTTCTTCAGCAAGGCTCGAAAATGCCTCGGATTAGATCTCATGCACCCTATGCCTGAAAATGTTGGATCACCAGCAAATGATGGTGCAAATGGTGGGGGTAGTGACACGGATGATGCTTGTGTTGTAGAGACAGGTTCAGTGGTTGGCACTGACAAGTCTGGCACTAAGACAGATGAGGACCTGCCTTCATCTGTCATAAACACCTACCATGATGAATCAGATCCTGTGGAAGCTAGGAACCTGGCAGCTGAATTAAATGAGCCTAAAGAGGAGGATGATACAGTAGTCGATCATGAAGATGCAAACTTGGTTAGCGATGGGGTTGTCTTGTACAATTCTGATAAGTCTGGTTCAGTCAATGGGCAGGCTCCTATAGTTATGACAGATAGCACAACAGTTGGAAAAGACAGAGCCATTAAATTTGGGGGTGCAGACTTGGTGTCTATTTCTGCCCTCGACACAACTGAACCATGTGAGAGGAGTTTGGCTGGTCAGGATAATGTAGTTACTGAAGTTTCTTCTGGGGTTCTTGGAAGTGGATTGGAGAGTCAAAGTGTTCCTTCAACTCAATGTCTTGATGATAGAGGGGATAAACTGGTGGCTGTTACAGCTGTTGGAATTGAACTGAAAAGCTCGGTTCAGGATTCATGTACTACTACAGTAAATGCTTCAGTCTCATCTGTGGGCAATTCTTGTTCAGGATTGAGTTTTGATACTGAAAGTAAGCATATGTCCCTTGGAAAGCCTGTCTCTGCATTATATGTTGAGGATCTTAATGCAACTGCAAATTCATTGTCACAAAATGCTTCTGTTTCAGCCGTTGTTCAATGTGAGAAAACAGCTACTCAGGATCAACTGTCCTGTACTACTGAGACTCCAGGTGGGAGAAATTTGCAGTGTCATAATCCCATCAGCAATGGTGACCATCAGCTTCCTGTGCCTGGGAATCGCGTGGATCGTGCTGACAGCATCCTCCATGGTTATCCTTTGCAAATGGCCATTAAGAAAGAAGTGAATGGAGATATAAAATGCAGCAGTTCAGCAAACGAGTTGCCCCTTCTATCCCGAAAAGATGAACAAGATGATCATTTCAAAGCAAGGTTAAGCTATTCGTCAGATTCAGAAAAAACATCCAGAAATGGTGATGTGAAATTATTTGGGAAGATATTAACCAATCCTTCATCCACACAGAAACCTAATTTGACCAAGTCATGTGAAGAAAATGGCATCCATCATCCCAAATCTAGCAGCAAGCTTTCAAGTTTGAAATATGCTGATGGAAATTTCAAGATGTTGAAGTTTGAACGAGATGACTGCAGTGAGTATCTTGGCCTTGAAAATGTCCCCTTGCGGAGCTATGGTTACTGGGATGGGAACCGAATACAGACTGGTCTCACATCATTGCCTGATTCTGCCATCCTGCTAGCAAAGTATCCAGCTGCCTTCAGTAATTATCCGTCGTCTTCAGCCAAATTGGAGCAGCAGTCGTTCCATGCATTTGGTAAGAATAATGAAAGGCACCTGAGTGGGGCTCCTGCTTTTACAGCCAGGGACATGAATGGCAGTAATGCTGTGATTGATTATCAGATGCTTAGAAGTAGGGATGGTTCTGTGGTTGATGTAAAGCACTGCCAAGACGTGTTCTCTGAGATGCCACGGAGAAATGGGTTTGAAGCAATCTCAAGTTTGCACCAGCAGCAGCAGGGCAGAGCAGTGGTGGGAATGAGTAGTGGTGGTGTTGGAGGAACGGGGATTGTGGTTGGATCATGCAGCGATGTCACGGATCCTGTGGCAGCCATAAAAATGCATTACTCTAATTCTGACAAGTATGGTGGTCAAGCTGGGAATAATATCAGCAGCAGAGAAGATGAATCTTGGGCTGGAGGGAAAGGGGACTTAGGGAGGTAG
- the LOC130948215 gene encoding uncharacterized protein LOC130948215 isoform X3, with translation MPPEPLPWDRKDFFKERKHERSESLGSVARWRDSSHHRDFHRWGSAEFRRPPGHGKQGGWHVFSEDSGHGYGISRSSSEKMLDEDCRPSVSRGDGKYGRGSRENRGPFGQRDWRGQSWETTNGSMNLPRRPPDVNNDHRSVDDNLTYSAHPHSDFVNTWDPHHLKDQHDKIGGANGFGTGARSDRENSLASIDWKPLKWTRSGSLSSRGSGFSHSSSSRSAGGADSHEAKAELHPKNATVNESHSGEAAVCVTSSAPCEDTTSRKKPRLNWGEGLAKYEKKKVEVPDGSANKDGPVLSNGSIEPCAFPGSSLVDKSPKVTGFSDCACASPATPSSVACSSSPAGVDDKLFGKPANVDNDVSNLTCSPVPGSQDHFQRFSFNLEKLDIESLNSLNSSIIELIQSDDTSYVNSGPMRSTAMNKLLIWKADISKVLETTESEIDSLENELKSLRSASGDRGSYPAVLGSQMVGNNENPFEVPVGVSDEVTRPEPLKILSSDDPDAEKLPLLTNLNSIHENGKEEDIDSPGSATSKLSEPPPLVKAVSSSDTRRYDTFLEDANAGQSNGMKCLIPCTTRKYPSNSACSDVNASSEVPDSIITASGASLRSSTEDSLYKKIISSNKELAKSACGVFAKLLPDGYTKIDKVGASSDLCSQTSIMEKFAEKKQFARFKERVITLKFKALHHLWKEDMRLLSIKKCRPKYHKKHELSVRSTFNGNQKNRFSIRSRFPLPGNHLSLVPTAEVINFTRKLLSEPQVKIHRDALKMPALVLDEKIPKFISSNGLVEDPLAIEKEKALINPWTSEEREIFLEKFAVFGKDFRKIASFLDHKTTADCVEFYYKNHKSDCFEKLKKQQKLGKSFLAKTDLVASGKKWNHEANTASLDILSAASVMADGFACNKKMRPGNFLMGGYVNVKASRVDDSIRERSSSFDILGDERETFADVMASSEAMSFCGTSSVEPVEGSRDSRLMPDTAENVDDETCSDESCGEMDPTDWTDDEKAAFIQAVSSFGRDFVKLARCIGTRSPEQCKVFFSKARKCLGLDLMHPMPENVGSPANDGANGGGSDTDDACVVETGSVVGTDKSGTKTDEDLPSSVINTYHDESDPVEARNLAAELNEPKEEDDTVVDHEDANLVSDGVVLYNSDKSGSVNGQAPIVMTDSTTVGKDRAIKFGGADLVSISALDTTEPCERSLAGQDNVVTEVSSGVLGSGLESQSVPSTQCLDDRGDKLVAVTAVGIELKSSVQDSCTTTVNASVSSVGNSCSGLSFDTESKHMSLGKPVSALYVEDLNATANSLSQNASVSAVVQCEKTATQDQLSCTTETPGGRNLQCHNPISNGDHQLPVPGNRVDRADSILHGYPLQMAIKKEVNGDIKCSSSANELPLLSRKDEQDDHFKARLSYSSDSEKTSRNGDVKLFGKILTNPSSTQKPNLTKSCEENGIHHPKSSSKLSSLKYADGNFKMLKFERDDCSEYLGLENVPLRSYGYWDGNRIQTGLTSLPDSAILLAKYPAAFSNYPSSSAKLEQQSFHAFGKNNERHLSGAPAFTARDMNGSNAVIDYQMLRSRDGSVVDVKHCQDVFSEMPRRNGFEAISSLHQQQQGRAVVGMSSGGVGGTGIVVGSCSDVTDPVAAIKMHYSNSDKYGGQAGNNISSREDESWAGGKGDLGR, from the exons ATGCCTCCTGAACCGTTGCCTTGGGATCGGAAGGACTTCTTCAAGGAGAGGAAACACGAGAGGTCTGAGTCTCTGGGCTCCGTTGCCAGATGGAGAGATTCCTCTCACCACCGCGACTTCCACCGTTGGGGATCCGCCGAGTTCCGCAGACCTCCGG GTCATGGTAAGCAGGGCGGTTGGCACGTGTTTTCTGAAGATTCTGGTCATGGGTATGGGATTTCACGGTCAAGCAGTGAAAAGATGCTGGACGAAGATTGCCGGCCATCGGTGTCTCGTGGGGATGGAAAATATGGCCGGGGCAGTAGAGAAAATAGAGGGCCGTTTGGGCAGAGAGATTGGAGAGGACAGTCGTGGGAAACAACCAATGGTTCTATGAATTTACCAAGAAGGCCCCCGGATGTGAATAATGATCATAGGTCAGTTGACGACAACCTAACATATTCTGCTCATCCACATTCTGATTTTGTAAACACTTGGGATCCACACCACTTGAAAGACCAGCATGATAAGATTGGTGGTGCCAATGGGTTCGGAACAGGCGCAAGAAGTGATAGAGAAAATTCTCTGGCTTCAATTGACTGGAAGCCACTTAAATGGACCCGATCTGGAAGCTTGTCGTCGAGAGGCTCTGGTTTTAGCCACTCGAGTAGCTCAAGGAGCGCGGGAGGGGCAGATTCCCATGAAGCAAAGGCCGAGTTACATCCCAAAAACGCAACTGTTAATGAGTCACATTCAGGGGAGGCTGCTGTGTGTGTTACATCTTCTGCACCATGTGAAGATACAACTTCCAGAAAGAAGCCGAGGCTAAACTGGGGAGAGGGACTTGCAAAGTATGAGAAGAAAAAGGTTGAAGTGCCAGATGGAAGTGCTAACAAAGATGGACCTGTCTTGTCTAATGGTAGTATTGAACCTTGTGCTTTCCCCGGTTCCAGCTTAGTAGATAAAAGCCCAAAAGTTACAGGATTCTCAGACTGTGCATGTGCATCTCCTGCAACTCCATCTTCGGTTGCCTGCAGTTCCTCCCCAG CAGGTGTGGATGATAAGTTATTTGGAAAACCTGCAAATGTAGACAATGATGTTAGTAATTTGACTTGTTCTCCTGTTCCTGGATCCCAAGACCATTTTCAGaggttttcttttaatttagaGAAATTGGATATTGAATCCTTGAATAGTCTGAATTCTTCAATTATTGAGTTGATACAATCTGATGATACAAGTTATGTGAATTCTGGTCCAATGAGGTCCACTGCAATGAATAAGTTACTGATATGGAAAGCCGACATTTCAAAGGTATTGGAGACAACCGAATCTGAAATTGATTCACTTGAAAATGAACTGAAATCTCTAAGATCTGCATCTGGGGATAGAGGTTCATATCCAGCTGTTTTGGGCTCACAGATGGTTGGCAACAATGAAAATCCTTTTGAAGTACCTGTTGGTGTCTCTGATGAAGTTACTCGGCCAGAACCTTTGAAAATTCTTTCTTCTGACGACCCTGATGCTGAGAAATTGCCCCTTTTAACCAACTTAAATAGTATTCATGAGAATGGAAAGGAAGAGGACATTGATAGTCCTGGTTCAGCAACATCTAAATTAAGTGAGCCTCCGCCTTTGGTTAAAGCAGTTTCGTCAAGTGATACAAGGAGATATGATACCTTCTTGGAGGATGCCAATGCTGGTCAGTCTAATGGCATGAAATGCTTAATTCCCTGTACTACAAGGAAGTATCCTAGTAACTCTGCTTGCAGTGATGTCAATGCGTCTTCGGAAGTGCCAGATAGCATTATTACTGCCTCGGGTGCAAGCTTACGTTCTAGCACTGAGGATAGTTTATATAAGAAAATTATTTCTTCCAACAAAGAATTGGCAAAAAGTGCATGTGGAGTATTTGCTAAGTTATTGCCCGACGGATATACTAAAATTGATAAGGTAGGGGCCAGCAGTGACTTGTGCTCTCAGACATCCATTATGGAGAAGTTTGCTGAGAAAAAGCAGTTTGCAAGATTTAAAGAGAGAGTTATCACACTTAAGTTCAAAGCCCTGCATCACCTGTGGAAGGAAGATATGCGCCTACTGTCTATAAAGAAATGCCGGCCAAAATATCACAAGAAACATGAACTAAGTGTGCGGTCTACCTTTAATGGTAATCAGAAGAACCGGTTCTCCATTCGATCTCGTTTTCCCTTACCTG GAAATCATCTGAGCCTGGTTCCAACAGCTGAGGTAATTAATTTTACAAGAAAACTGCTCTCAGAACCTCAAGTTAAAATTCACAGGGATGCCCTGAAGATGCCAGCATTAGTCTTGGATGAGAAGATCCCAAAGTTCATATCTAGTAATGGGCTTGTCGAAGATCCATTGGCTATTGAGAAGGAAAAGGCTTTGATTAATCCTTGGACATCAGAAGAGAGAGAAATTTTCCTGGAAAAATTTGCTGTCTTTGGAAAAGATTTTCGGAAGATTGCTTCTTTCCTTGATCACAAGACAACTGCTGACTGTGTTGAGTTCTATTACAAAAATCATAAATCGgattgttttgaaaaacttaaGAAGCAGCAGAAGTTAGGGAAGTCATTTTTAGCCAAAACTGACTTGGTAGCATCGGGTAAAAAATGGAACCATGAAGCGAATACTGCTTCACTTGACATTTTGAGTGCTGCTTCAGTGATGGCTGATGGTTTTGCATGTAACAAGAAAATGCGTCCTGGGAACTTCCTTATGGGTGGATATGTTAATGTGAAAGCCTCAAGGGTTGATGATAGCATCAGAGAAAGATCAAGCAGCTTTGACATTCTTGGGGATGAGAGGGAGACTTTTGCTGATGTAATGGCTTCATCCGAGGCCATGAGTTTCTGTGGGACAAGTTCAGTTGAACCTGTAGAAGGTAGCCGAGATAGTAGGTTGATGCCTGATACTGCTGAGAATGTTGATGACGAGACTTGTTCAGATGAGAGCTGTGGTGAAATGGATCCTACTGATTGGACAGATGATGAAAAGGCAGCTTTTATACAAGCTGTATCATCTTTTGGTAGGGATTTTGTGAAGTTAGCGCGATGTATTGGAACAAGGTCCCCAGAACAATGCAAAGTTTTCTTCAGCAAGGCTCGAAAATGCCTCGGATTAGATCTCATGCACCCTATGCCTGAAAATGTTGGATCACCAGCAAATGATGGTGCAAATGGTGGGGGTAGTGACACGGATGATGCTTGTGTTGTAGAGACAGGTTCAGTGGTTGGCACTGACAAGTCTGGCACTAAGACAGATGAGGACCTGCCTTCATCTGTCATAAACACCTACCATGATGAATCAGATCCTGTGGAAGCTAGGAACCTGGCAGCTGAATTAAATGAGCCTAAAGAGGAGGATGATACAGTAGTCGATCATGAAGATGCAAACTTGGTTAGCGATGGGGTTGTCTTGTACAATTCTGATAAGTCTGGTTCAGTCAATGGGCAGGCTCCTATAGTTATGACAGATAGCACAACAGTTGGAAAAGACAGAGCCATTAAATTTGGGGGTGCAGACTTGGTGTCTATTTCTGCCCTCGACACAACTGAACCATGTGAGAGGAGTTTGGCTGGTCAGGATAATGTAGTTACTGAAGTTTCTTCTGGGGTTCTTGGAAGTGGATTGGAGAGTCAAAGTGTTCCTTCAACTCAATGTCTTGATGATAGAGGGGATAAACTGGTGGCTGTTACAGCTGTTGGAATTGAACTGAAAAGCTCGGTTCAGGATTCATGTACTACTACAGTAAATGCTTCAGTCTCATCTGTGGGCAATTCTTGTTCAGGATTGAGTTTTGATACTGAAAGTAAGCATATGTCCCTTGGAAAGCCTGTCTCTGCATTATATGTTGAGGATCTTAATGCAACTGCAAATTCATTGTCACAAAATGCTTCTGTTTCAGCCGTTGTTCAATGTGAGAAAACAGCTACTCAGGATCAACTGTCCTGTACTACTGAGACTCCAGGTGGGAGAAATTTGCAGTGTCATAATCCCATCAGCAATGGTGACCATCAGCTTCCTGTGCCTGGGAATCGCGTGGATCGTGCTGACAGCATCCTCCATGGTTATCCTTTGCAAATGGCCATTAAGAAAGAAGTGAATGGAGATATAAAATGCAGCAGTTCAGCAAACGAGTTGCCCCTTCTATCCCGAAAAGATGAACAAGATGATCATTTCAAAGCAAGGTTAAGCTATTCGTCAGATTCAGAAAAAACATCCAGAAATGGTGATGTGAAATTATTTGGGAAGATATTAACCAATCCTTCATCCACACAGAAACCTAATTTGACCAAGTCATGTGAAGAAAATGGCATCCATCATCCCAAATCTAGCAGCAAGCTTTCAAGTTTGAAATATGCTGATGGAAATTTCAAGATGTTGAAGTTTGAACGAGATGACTGCAGTGAGTATCTTGGCCTTGAAAATGTCCCCTTGCGGAGCTATGGTTACTGGGATGGGAACCGAATACAGACTGGTCTCACATCATTGCCTGATTCTGCCATCCTGCTAGCAAAGTATCCAGCTGCCTTCAGTAATTATCCGTCGTCTTCAGCCAAATTGGAGCAGCAGTCGTTCCATGCATTTGGTAAGAATAATGAAAGGCACCTGAGTGGGGCTCCTGCTTTTACAGCCAGGGACATGAATGGCAGTAATGCTGTGATTGATTATCAGATGCTTAGAAGTAGGGATGGTTCTGTGGTTGATGTAAAGCACTGCCAAGACGTGTTCTCTGAGATGCCACGGAGAAATGGGTTTGAAGCAATCTCAAGTTTGCACCAGCAGCAGCAGGGCAGAGCAGTGGTGGGAATGAGTAGTGGTGGTGTTGGAGGAACGGGGATTGTGGTTGGATCATGCAGCGATGTCACGGATCCTGTGGCAGCCATAAAAATGCATTACTCTAATTCTGACAAGTATGGTGGTCAAGCTGGGAATAATATCAGCAGCAGAGAAGATGAATCTTGGGCTGGAGGGAAAGGGGACTTAGGGAGGTAG